A stretch of Planococcus citri chromosome 5, ihPlaCitr1.1, whole genome shotgun sequence DNA encodes these proteins:
- the Mcm2 gene encoding DNA replication licensing factor Mcm2: MSQGSSHPGSRASSPVPGSSEVGTSPTHPFEDESDIIPHGEDLHLEEEEADGEDLFGDNLEADYRPMPELDRYDRGDLDDEDYDHMDIADRVAAEQELRRRDREEAFGRRGDDALLYDESDDDEAPRRKRRIADKSAMDDIEDEEMIESIENLEDTKGHTIKEWVTMLAPRTEIANRFKNFLRNFVNAKKQYVYKDKIRRMCESNHSSFEVEFTNLAVTEQALAYFLPEAPAEVLEIFDKVAKELVLAVYPSYERIASEIHVRISDLPLTEDVRTFRKMHLNQLVRTTGVVTATTGVLPQLSYVKYDCNKCGFILGPFTQSQDTEVKPGSCPECQSTGPFLVNMEKTLYRNYQRITIQESPAHVPAGRIPRSKECILLADLCDRCKPGDEIDITGIYSCTYDGSLNTDQGFPVFATVILANHLIVKDNKQIIESLTDEDVQTILKLSQDHRIGERIVASIGPSIYGHNYIKRGLALSLFGGVPKNPGDKHKIRGDINVLLCGDPGTAKSQFLKYVEKVAPRAIFTTGQGASAVGLTAYVRRNPQSREWTLEAGALVLADQGVCLIDEFDKMNDADRTSIHEAMEQQSISISKAGIVTSLQARCAVMAAANPIGGRYDPTLTFSENVQLTEPIMSRFDILCVVRDEVDSVKDIKLANFVVDSHIRHHPIKVANEVDDAILVTESGVEVIPQEILKKYIVYAKQNIHPKLHNMDQDKVSKMYSQLRQESMSTGSLPITVRHIESVIRMAEAHAKMHLRDYVQEDDVNMAIRIMLESFIETQKYSVMKQMRNTFQKYLSFKKDISELLFFILRQMAMDQLRYIRGVSGVIVNSVEIEEKEFKDKVKQINVFDLRQFYESSIFRDNHFVYDGKVRKIFWTNPTRAP, encoded by the exons ATGTCG CAAGGCAGTTCACATCCAGGCTCTCGGGCCAGTTCTCCGGTACCGGGATCTTCAGAAGTTGGTACTTCTCCGACGCACCCATTTGAAGATGAGAGCGATATTATTCCTCACGGAGAAGATCTTCACCTCGAAGAAGAGGAAGCCGATGGAGAGGATTTATTCGGCGATAATTTGGAAGC CGATTACCGACCGATGCCGGAATTGGATCGGTACGATCGAGGAGATCTAGATGACGAAGATTACGATCATATGGATATCGCAGATCGTGTTGCTGCTGAACAAGAGTTGAGACGTCGCGATCGTGAGGAAGCTTTTGGAAGAAGAGGAGACGATGCTCTTCTTTATG ATGAAAGCGACGATGATGAAGCTCCGCGTCGTAAACGAAGAATAGCTGATAAAAGTGCCATGGATGATATAGAGGATGAAGAA ATGATAGAATCGATCGAAAACTTGGAAGACACGAAAGGCCACACGATCAAAGAATGGGTCACGATGTTAGCTCCTCGTACCGAAATCGCTAACCGGTTCAAGAATTTCCTGCGAAATTTCGTAAATGCCAAAAAGCAATACGTTTACAAGGATAAAATCCGACGCATGTGTGAAAGTAATCATTCCAGTTTCGAAGTAGAATTCACCAATTTGGCCGTCACCGAGCAAGCTTTGGCATATTTCTTACCCGAAGCACCTGCCGAAGTGTTGGAAATATTCGATAAAGTGGCCAAAGAGTTAGTCCTGGCGGTATACCCTTCTTACGAACGAATTGCTAGCGAAATACACGTTAGAATTTCCGATTTACCTCTGACAGAAGATGTCAGAACTTTCAG aaaaatgcatttgaatCAATTAGTAAGAACGACTGGTGTTGTAACGGCTACAACCGGCGTGTTACCTCAGCTATCTTACGTGAAATACGACTGTAACAAATGTGGCTTTATTTTGGGACCGTTTACCCAATCTCAAGATACCGAAGTGAAACCAGGATCTTGTCCGGAGTGTCAGAGCACCGGTCCATTCTTA GTCAACATGGAGAAAACATTATACCGTAATTATCAACGAATCACTATTCAAGAATCGCCAGCTCACGTTCCAGCCGGAAGAATACCTCGAAGTAAAGAATGCATCTTACTCGCCGATCTTTGCGATAGATGCAAACCCGGAGATGAAATCGATATCACTGGTATTTACTCGTGTACTTACGATGGCTCTCTGAACACCGATCAAGGATTCCCGGTCTTTGCCACCGTTATATTAGCCAATCACTTGATCGTAAAAGATAACAAACAAATTATCGAATCGTTGACCGACGAAGACGttcaaactattttgaaactttctcaAGATCATCGTATCGGTGAAAGAATCGTTGCCAGCATTGGTCCGTCGATTTATGGACATAATTATATTAAAAGAGGCTTAGCTTTGTCGTTATTCGGAGGAGTACCTAAAAATCCAG GTGACAAACACAAGATTCGTGGAGACATTAACGTATTACTTTGCGGAGATCCGGGTACAGCTAAatcgcaatttttaaaatacgtcGAAAAAGTAGCCCCCAGGGCTATTTTTACTACCGGTCAAGGAGCTTCTGCTGTTGGTTTAACTGCGTATGTTCGTCGTAATCCTCAAAGTCGCGAATGGACTTTGGAAGCTGGCGCTTTAGTATTGGCCGATCAAGGCGTCTGTCttattgatgaatttgataaa ATGAACGACGCAGATCGTACTTCAATTCACGAAGCTATGGAACAGCAAtctatttcaatttcgaaagCTGGTATCGTGACATCGTTACAAGCCAGATGCGCCGTTATGGCTGCTGCTAATCCTATCGGAGGCAGATACGATCCCACGTTGACGTTTTCAGAAAAC GTACAACTAACCGAACCGATTATGTCTCGTTTTGATATCTTGTGCGTTGTACGCGACGAGGTGGATTCAGTCAAAGACATAAAGCTGGCCAATTTCGTGGTCGATTCGCACATAAGGCATCATCCCATTAAGGTTGCCAACGAAGTCGACGATGCTATCCTGGTCACCGAAAGCGGCGTCGAAGTAATACCTCaagaaatcctgaaaaaatatatcGTCTACGCGAAACAAAACATTCATCCTAAATTACACAACATGGATCAGGATAAAGTCTCCAAAATGTACAGCCAGCTGAGACAAGAGTCTATG agtaCCGGAAGTTTACCCATTACTGTTCGTCATATCGAGAGTGTTATCAGAATGGCCGAAGCTCACGCTAAAATGCATTTGAGAGATTACGTACAAGAAGACGACGTCAATATGGCCATACGTATTATGCTAGAATCGTTCATCGAAACGCAGAAATACAGCGTTATGAAACAAATGAGAAAC acGTTCCAAAAGTATCTATCTTTCAAAAAAGATATCTCCGAGTTATTATTCTTTATTTTACGTCAAATGGCCATGGATCAGTTGCGATATATTCGAGGTGTTTCCGGCGTCATCGTGAATTCCGTCGAAATAGAAGAGAAAGAATTTAAAGATAAA GTTAAACAAATCAACGTGTTCGATTTGAGGCAATTCTATGAAAGTAGTATTTTCAGAGATAATCATTTCGTTTACGATGGCAAAGTGCGTAAAATCTTCTGGACTAATCCTACCAGAGCACCTTGA